A genomic window from Anthocerotibacter panamensis C109 includes:
- a CDS encoding photosystem I reaction center subunit IV — translation MSIQKGSQVRVLRQESYWYNDVGTVASVDKGANVIYPVTVRFEKVNYSNLNTNNFGVSELEEVS, via the coding sequence ATGTCCATCCAAAAGGGTTCTCAGGTCCGCGTCCTCCGTCAGGAATCCTACTGGTACAACGATGTCGGAACCGTTGCCTCGGTAGATAAAGGGGCCAACGTAATTTATCCCGTCACGGTTCGCTTTGAGAAGGTCAACTATTCCAATCTCAACACCAATAACTTTGGCGTGTCTGAGCTGGAAGAAGTGAGCTAG
- the mutM gene encoding bifunctional DNA-formamidopyrimidine glycosylase/DNA-(apurinic or apyrimidinic site) lyase has translation MPELPEVETVRRSLAPRLAGQEIQKVQVLRASAIAAPDVDVFTRLLPGQHFSATTARRGKYLLLGLESGGWLAVHLRMSGRLLLFEPPLPLDPSHLRVCFYLKEGSRLYFHDPRAFGRLWYIRPGTSLEEQIPALQRLGPEPEDLEVLHLEGALARRTIPIKVALLDQTLLAGLGNIYADEALFQAGIHPLTPANQLKRPNLERLIERIKWVLTSAVTAGGTTLRDYVDSQGSKGRYQEQLQVYGRFGQTCATCGTSIARLRLGGRSSHFCPSCQVFPRA, from the coding sequence GTGCCGGAACTGCCGGAAGTTGAAACCGTTCGGCGCAGCCTCGCTCCTAGACTAGCGGGCCAAGAGATCCAAAAAGTACAGGTGTTACGGGCCTCAGCTATCGCCGCCCCTGATGTTGATGTGTTTACCCGACTGCTTCCAGGGCAACACTTCAGTGCAACCACAGCTCGGCGGGGCAAGTACCTGCTCCTCGGTCTCGAATCGGGAGGTTGGTTAGCCGTTCACCTGCGTATGAGCGGGCGACTGCTTTTGTTCGAGCCTCCCCTGCCCCTCGACCCGAGCCATCTGCGTGTCTGTTTTTACCTTAAAGAGGGCTCCCGACTCTATTTTCATGACCCACGGGCTTTTGGTCGGCTCTGGTATATCCGTCCTGGTACGTCTCTAGAAGAACAAATTCCAGCCCTACAGCGCCTTGGTCCTGAGCCAGAAGACCTAGAAGTACTGCACCTGGAAGGAGCCTTAGCACGCCGCACCATCCCGATCAAAGTAGCCCTACTCGACCAGACCCTCCTGGCTGGATTGGGGAACATCTATGCTGACGAAGCCCTCTTCCAAGCGGGCATTCATCCACTCACCCCAGCCAACCAGCTCAAGCGCCCCAATCTGGAACGCCTGATTGAACGTATTAAATGGGTCCTGACCTCAGCCGTGACAGCGGGCGGGACCACGTTACGGGACTATGTGGACAGTCAGGGCTCCAAAGGTCGCTATCAAGAGCAATTGCAGGTCTACGGACGATTTGGTCAAACCTGCGCCACCTGTGGAACTTCTATCGCCCGCCTACGTCTGGGAGGACGATCCAGCCATTTTTGCCCTAGCTGTCAGGTCTTCCCACGGGCTTAG